The following are encoded together in the Serratia sp. UGAL515B_01 genome:
- a CDS encoding carbonic anhydrase family protein, whose amino-acid sequence MKGKMLFAAILATSFTISAAEHAHWGYEGQEDPAHWGKLSPDFSLCETGKNQSPINIHGALKTTHHGKLELAFKLGRQQIVNNGHTIQINVSEGNTLELDDDNFVLQQFHFHSPSENEIDGKQFPLEAHFVFKDKDGALAVVALMFEEGKANTQLAQAWQQMPTAVDQTAVLNKPVDIKALLPKEFHFYRFSGSLTTPPCSEGVSWIVIDKPVSASAEQISQFRSVIHHVNNRPVQPLNGRIIID is encoded by the coding sequence ATGAAAGGAAAAATGTTGTTTGCTGCCATCCTGGCTACCAGCTTCACAATTAGTGCTGCAGAGCATGCCCATTGGGGCTACGAAGGTCAGGAAGATCCGGCGCATTGGGGAAAACTCTCACCAGATTTTTCACTGTGTGAAACCGGTAAAAATCAATCCCCAATCAATATTCATGGTGCACTGAAAACAACCCACCACGGCAAACTTGAACTGGCTTTCAAACTGGGTAGGCAACAAATCGTCAACAATGGCCATACCATTCAGATCAACGTCAGCGAAGGGAACACGTTAGAATTAGATGACGATAACTTCGTTTTACAGCAATTCCATTTCCACTCCCCAAGCGAAAATGAAATTGATGGCAAACAGTTTCCGTTAGAAGCGCATTTTGTCTTTAAAGACAAAGACGGTGCTTTGGCTGTAGTAGCACTGATGTTCGAAGAGGGTAAAGCCAATACGCAACTGGCACAGGCCTGGCAACAAATGCCCACAGCCGTTGATCAAACCGCTGTGCTCAACAAGCCAGTGGATATTAAGGCGCTGTTGCCTAAAGAATTTCACTTCTACCGCTTCAGTGGCTCATTGACCACTCCACCATGCTCTGAAGGTGTCAGCTGGATAGTCATAGATAAACCTGTAAGCGCTTCTGCTGAGCAAATCAGCCAATTCCGTTCCGTTATCCATCATGTCAACAATCGCCCGGTACAACCGCTCAATGGCCGCATAATCATTGATTGA
- the dusB gene encoding tRNA dihydrouridine synthase DusB: MRIGQHQLTNCLIAAPMAGITDRPFRTLCHAMGAGMAVSEMLSSNPEVWRTDKSRLRMVHSDEPGIRSVQIAGCDPDDMAAAARINVASGAQIIDINMGCPAKKVNRKLAGSALLQYPDLVKQILLAVVNAVDVPVTLKIRTGWEPEHRNCVEIAQLAENCGIQALTVHGRTRACLFNGDAEYDSIRAVKQSVSIPIIANGDITDPHKARAVLDYTGADALMIGRAAQGRPWIFREIQHYLDTGELLSPMPLGEVKRLLIEHIRELHGFYGQGKGFRIARKHVSWYLQEHAPNDQFRRTFNAIEDASEQLEALEAYFENLA, translated from the coding sequence ATGCGCATTGGACAACACCAGTTAACAAATTGCTTGATTGCGGCCCCGATGGCCGGTATCACAGATCGACCATTCAGAACCTTATGTCATGCAATGGGGGCTGGGATGGCTGTGTCCGAAATGCTCTCCTCTAATCCAGAGGTATGGCGAACGGATAAGTCACGTCTGCGTATGGTACATAGCGATGAACCAGGGATCCGCTCCGTGCAAATAGCCGGATGTGATCCTGATGATATGGCCGCTGCTGCGCGCATTAATGTGGCCAGTGGTGCTCAGATCATCGACATCAATATGGGGTGCCCAGCCAAGAAAGTGAACCGGAAACTTGCCGGGTCTGCATTACTGCAGTATCCAGACCTGGTTAAGCAAATCCTCCTTGCGGTAGTTAACGCAGTGGATGTTCCGGTAACACTTAAGATCCGTACTGGCTGGGAACCAGAGCACCGTAACTGTGTAGAGATTGCCCAACTGGCCGAAAATTGTGGTATACAGGCCTTGACTGTTCATGGCCGAACCCGCGCTTGTCTGTTTAACGGCGACGCGGAGTACGACAGTATTCGGGCAGTTAAGCAGAGTGTTTCCATTCCGATTATCGCGAATGGCGACATTACTGACCCGCATAAAGCCAGAGCAGTGCTCGACTACACTGGGGCTGATGCCCTGATGATAGGCCGCGCTGCTCAGGGGAGACCCTGGATCTTCCGGGAAATCCAGCATTATCTGGACACTGGGGAGTTGCTATCACCGATGCCACTGGGCGAAGTGAAGCGCTTGTTGATAGAGCATATTCGGGAGCTGCACGGCTTTTATGGCCAAGGCAAGGGATTCCGGATTGCTCGAAAGCACGTCTCCTGGTACTTACAGGAGCATGCCCCAAATGACCAGTTTCGGCGCACATTCAACGCCATTGAGGATGCTAGCGAACAGCTGGAGGCGTTGGAGGCATATTTCGAAAATCTTGCGTAA
- the fis gene encoding DNA-binding transcriptional regulator Fis: MFEQRVNSDVLTVSTVNSQDQVTQKPLRDSVKQALKNYFAQLNGQDVNDLYELVLAEVEQPLLDMVMQYTRGNQTRAALMMGINRGTLRKKLKKYGMN, encoded by the coding sequence ATGTTCGAACAACGCGTAAATTCTGACGTACTAACCGTTTCAACCGTGAACTCACAGGACCAAGTGACACAAAAGCCTCTGCGTGACTCGGTTAAGCAAGCACTGAAGAACTATTTTGCTCAATTGAATGGTCAAGATGTTAATGACCTGTATGAGCTGGTATTGGCTGAAGTTGAACAGCCACTGTTGGACATGGTGATGCAATACACCCGTGGCAACCAGACACGCGCAGCCCTGATGATGGGAATCAACCGCGGAACACTGCGTAAGAAATTGAAAAAATACGGCATGAACTGA
- a CDS encoding DUF1493 family protein has product MNQVTDAAVREFVKSELPLITTLLLKKVDIDDHSTLQELYEADDVAEMIEKYFVHFNVNPADFIITNYFPWKTPFLFFRKPVNQDKTSLTIQMFIDSAKAGRWLY; this is encoded by the coding sequence GTGAATCAGGTAACTGATGCTGCTGTAAGGGAGTTTGTAAAAAGCGAATTGCCTTTGATAACAACACTTTTGCTAAAGAAGGTTGATATTGACGACCACTCTACCTTGCAGGAGCTGTATGAAGCAGATGATGTAGCGGAAATGATTGAAAAATACTTTGTACATTTTAATGTTAATCCTGCCGATTTTATTATTACAAATTATTTTCCTTGGAAAACCCCCTTCCTATTCTTTAGAAAGCCGGTTAATCAGGATAAAACTTCGCTCACCATACAAATGTTTATCGATTCCGCTAAGGCTGGACGATGGCTTTATTAA
- a CDS encoding STM2901 family protein produces the protein MDTVEELNGTYFYKGLTNLTPQELLFWVFVEEVEKQLGIQDIIGVAAVVLGSNIIDVPGKPSTATPGTSHASLFFRKHISYKFKTRVLPTLTRKSFSLRGIKIMWVNNLGAFVGRAVPVLGWVILANDVSTIGYRTLRNYNTIARPEDKIL, from the coding sequence ATGGATACGGTAGAGGAACTGAACGGAACGTATTTCTATAAGGGATTAACTAACCTCACGCCACAAGAATTGCTCTTTTGGGTGTTCGTTGAAGAAGTTGAAAAGCAGTTAGGAATACAGGATATCATAGGCGTTGCAGCCGTTGTTCTTGGTAGTAATATTATTGATGTGCCTGGAAAACCAAGCACAGCCACACCGGGAACGTCACATGCATCGCTATTTTTTCGCAAACATATCAGCTATAAGTTTAAAACGCGGGTATTACCAACACTGACTAGAAAATCTTTTAGCCTCAGAGGAATTAAGATTATGTGGGTTAATAATCTTGGTGCCTTTGTTGGAAGAGCTGTTCCCGTTCTAGGTTGGGTCATACTTGCGAATGACGTTTCAACAATCGGTTACCGCACTCTTAGAAACTACAACACAATCGCACGACCAGAGGATAAAATTTTGTGA
- a CDS encoding DUF943 family protein — MIVKNKLYIGILLPIIAILSYMLWLLNRPIEIVAVHQDENFSSVLVKNFPITDQGKINWWLDLRRRPR, encoded by the coding sequence ATGATAGTAAAAAATAAACTATACATCGGCATATTGTTGCCCATCATCGCCATCCTCAGCTATATGCTATGGTTGTTAAATCGCCCTATTGAAATTGTCGCCGTCCATCAGGATGAGAATTTTAGTTCAGTTTTGGTCAAAAACTTTCCCATTACCGATCAAGGGAAAATAAACTGGTGGCTGGACTTGAGACGACGGCCACGATGA
- a CDS encoding YPO3983 family protein, producing the protein MIDHTQSGNGTPFRDMILNTALKEQILDDTSENSSLLRIKKVLIDNIDWKNKLYPEEKEGDIRKAISFGRLPKFDRLQDRINGLGITVHDIYAAHITITSLQINNDRYRAVIRYNVQDHFGLDNKDIMKFKKFSIFRLWFVLQRFNQFCYKPFMTNIETTIEIEGSRHDSKK; encoded by the coding sequence ATGATCGATCATACGCAAAGCGGTAATGGTACACCGTTTAGGGATATGATATTAAATACAGCATTGAAAGAGCAGATCCTTGATGACACCTCAGAAAATAGTTCATTATTAAGAATAAAGAAGGTGTTAATAGACAATATTGATTGGAAAAACAAGTTATATCCAGAAGAAAAAGAAGGGGATATCAGAAAGGCTATTTCTTTCGGTAGATTGCCAAAATTTGACCGATTACAGGATCGCATTAATGGATTAGGTATTACGGTTCATGATATATATGCAGCTCATATCACGATAACTTCATTACAGATTAATAATGATCGCTACCGTGCGGTTATTCGGTATAATGTTCAGGACCATTTTGGCCTAGATAATAAAGATATTATGAAGTTTAAAAAGTTTAGTATATTCCGACTCTGGTTTGTACTCCAGCGATTCAATCAGTTTTGCTATAAGCCCTTCATGACTAACATTGAAACAACGATTGAAATTGAAGGTAGTCGCCATGATAGTAAAAAATAA
- a CDS encoding DUF3289 family protein: MSETSQPTSQALRFPCTVFRTQKRMDDYAADDMRCGDLSATQLKTAFKLSHVSSKADPYTLTLFGQMQSMPYGYLAGMKLESKKITRHECAKILFDEFRNESQTFSFYGPYRK; this comes from the coding sequence GTGTCAGAAACATCCCAACCGACCTCACAGGCTTTACGCTTCCCTTGCACGGTATTCAGAACTCAAAAGCGTATGGATGATTACGCTGCTGATGACATGCGCTGTGGTGACCTCAGCGCGACACAGTTGAAAACTGCTTTTAAGCTGAGTCATGTGTCAAGCAAAGCAGACCCATACACACTAACGTTGTTCGGACAGATGCAATCAATGCCTTATGGGTATCTGGCTGGTATGAAGTTGGAAAGCAAGAAGATAACACGGCATGAATGTGCCAAAATCCTCTTTGATGAGTTTCGCAACGAATCGCAGACCTTCTCTTTTTATGGCCCGTATAGAAAGTGA
- the lpxP gene encoding kdo(2)-lipid IV(A) palmitoleoyltransferase, which translates to MTRPQSFHRSLLHPRYWLTWFGLTVLFLLVQLPYPVLYRLGGWMGRTSMRFLKRRVSIARRNLELCFPDMDTAQRESKIIGNFESLGMGLLETGMAWFWSDKRVKRWFNVSGINHLNLAQKNGRGVLVIGVHFMSLELGGRAMGLCQPMMAMYRPHNNKAMEWAQTKGRMRSNKAMLDRKDLRGMVQALKRGEAVWFAPDQDYGPRGSVFAPLFAVDQAATTSGTFMLARMAKPALVPVVLIRRPKGLGYDLLIQPPLEDYPIDNEVAAAAYMNKVIEKEIMRAPEQYLWLHRRFKTRPEGSPSLY; encoded by the coding sequence ATGACGCGTCCGCAAAGTTTTCATCGTTCTTTACTGCACCCCCGCTATTGGTTGACCTGGTTCGGTCTTACGGTTTTATTCCTGCTGGTTCAACTCCCTTATCCTGTGCTTTACAGGCTAGGGGGATGGATGGGGCGTACTTCAATGCGTTTCTTGAAACGCCGTGTATCGATCGCTCGCCGTAATCTCGAATTATGCTTTCCAGATATGGATACAGCACAGCGTGAGAGCAAAATTATCGGAAACTTCGAATCCCTCGGAATGGGATTGCTAGAAACCGGTATGGCCTGGTTCTGGTCAGACAAACGCGTCAAACGCTGGTTCAACGTGTCCGGTATTAACCATTTGAACCTGGCGCAGAAAAATGGCCGCGGCGTATTAGTGATTGGCGTGCATTTTATGTCGTTAGAGCTGGGTGGTCGAGCTATGGGATTGTGCCAACCCATGATGGCGATGTATCGCCCACATAATAACAAAGCGATGGAGTGGGCCCAGACCAAAGGCCGTATGCGCTCAAATAAGGCTATGCTTGATCGCAAAGACCTGCGGGGCATGGTGCAAGCACTAAAACGCGGAGAGGCCGTATGGTTCGCCCCAGATCAGGATTACGGCCCTCGCGGCAGCGTATTTGCGCCGCTGTTTGCTGTCGATCAGGCCGCAACTACCAGCGGTACCTTTATGCTGGCCCGTATGGCAAAACCGGCTCTGGTGCCGGTGGTACTGATTCGTCGCCCGAAAGGCTTAGGCTACGACCTGCTGATCCAACCACCGTTGGAAGACTATCCAATCGATAATGAAGTCGCAGCAGCTGCTTATATGAATAAAGTTATAGAGAAAGAGATTATGCGTGCACCGGAACAATATCTGTGGTTACACCGACGTTTCAAAACGCGACCGGAAGGTTCACCTTCACTCTATTAA
- a CDS encoding Na+/H+ antiporter produces the protein MEIFFTILILILVVSLSGVITRILPFQIPLPLIQIVIGALLAWPHFGLHVDFDPELFLVLFIPPLLFADGWKTPTREFLHHGREILGLALVLVLLTVVGVGYLIYLMVPGIPLVAAFALAAVLSPTDAVALGGIVGKGRIPKSIMGVLEGEALMNDASGLVSLKFAIAVAMGTMIFTVGGATLEFLKVAIGGLLAGVAVTWTYSKCLRVMSRWSGDDPATQIVFLLLLPFASYLIAEHIGVSGILAAVAAGMTISQSGVIRNAPLTMRLRANSVWAMLEFVFNGMVFIMLGLQLPGILETSILQAELDPTIETWYLFTDVAIIYTALLALRFTWLWLMKNASKRFMKKRPLLFGDYSTRELWVASFAGVRGAITLAGVLSIPLLLSDGTAFPARYQLVFIATGVILLSLIVGVLVLPALLRGVHVVDKSTSKKEERMAIAMAAEVGIQSINKMEERLLADTEENFDPQVLKEISSRVVGTLRRRITSKDDIENTLILENLERRFRLTALRAERGELYHLRATQKISNETLQKLLTDLDLMEALLVEREG, from the coding sequence ATGGAAATCTTTTTTACAATCCTCATTCTGATTTTGGTGGTCTCCCTTTCTGGGGTGATAACACGCATATTACCGTTTCAGATACCATTGCCGTTAATACAGATAGTTATCGGGGCTTTGCTCGCCTGGCCGCATTTTGGGCTGCATGTTGATTTTGATCCTGAACTGTTCCTCGTATTGTTTATACCACCGTTATTGTTTGCCGATGGATGGAAAACCCCTACGCGCGAATTCCTGCACCACGGGCGCGAAATTCTTGGGTTAGCATTGGTGCTGGTGTTGCTCACCGTTGTGGGTGTCGGTTATCTCATTTACCTGATGGTGCCGGGGATACCTCTGGTAGCTGCGTTTGCTCTGGCGGCGGTATTGTCGCCAACCGATGCTGTTGCGTTGGGTGGTATCGTTGGCAAAGGGCGCATTCCTAAATCGATTATGGGCGTACTAGAAGGGGAGGCATTGATGAACGATGCTTCCGGTCTGGTTTCGCTAAAGTTTGCCATCGCGGTAGCAATGGGGACGATGATATTTACCGTTGGTGGCGCCACTCTGGAATTTTTGAAAGTGGCGATTGGCGGTCTGTTGGCCGGCGTTGCGGTGACCTGGACGTACAGTAAGTGCCTGCGCGTTATGAGCCGTTGGAGTGGTGACGATCCGGCAACGCAGATTGTATTCCTGCTGTTGTTGCCCTTTGCCTCCTATTTGATCGCTGAACATATTGGTGTTTCCGGTATTTTGGCTGCAGTAGCCGCGGGGATGACTATCAGCCAGTCTGGGGTGATCCGCAATGCACCGCTGACTATGCGTTTGCGGGCCAACAGCGTTTGGGCCATGTTGGAGTTTGTGTTCAACGGCATGGTCTTCATCATGTTGGGGCTTCAGCTCCCGGGGATTTTGGAAACCTCCATCCTCCAAGCTGAGTTAGATCCAACCATCGAAACCTGGTATCTGTTCACTGACGTAGCGATTATCTATACCGCATTGCTGGCGTTGCGTTTTACCTGGCTGTGGTTGATGAAAAACGCCAGCAAACGTTTTATGAAAAAACGCCCGTTGCTGTTTGGCGATTACAGTACCCGTGAACTGTGGGTGGCCTCTTTTGCGGGAGTCCGCGGGGCGATAACTCTGGCGGGTGTGCTCTCCATTCCGTTGCTACTGAGTGACGGTACTGCTTTCCCGGCGCGTTACCAACTGGTGTTTATTGCCACCGGGGTTATCCTGCTGTCGCTGATTGTCGGCGTATTGGTCTTGCCTGCACTGCTGCGCGGAGTGCATGTCGTTGATAAAAGCACCAGCAAAAAAGAAGAGCGTATGGCGATAGCTATGGCTGCGGAAGTAGGGATCCAAAGTATCAACAAAATGGAAGAGCGCTTGCTTGCTGATACGGAGGAAAACTTCGATCCGCAGGTGCTTAAAGAGATCAGTTCACGTGTAGTTGGTACGCTCAGACGGCGTATCACTAGCAAAGATGATATTGAGAATACGTTGATACTGGAAAATCTGGAGCGGCGTTTTCGCCTGACAGCATTACGAGCTGAACGCGGTGAGCTTTATCATCTGCGTGCCACACAGAAAATCAGCAATGAAACATTGCAAAAGCTGCTAACGGATCTCGATCTGATGGAGGCTTTGTTAGTCGAACGAGAAGGTTAG
- a CDS encoding NCS2 family permease translates to MSKSQADNAFTPKGGLDGYFQLSARGTNVRQEVVAGLTTFLAMVYSVIVVPSMLGKAGFPPTAVFVATCLVAGLGSLLMGLWANLPMAIGCAISLTAFTAFSLVLGQQISIPVALGAVFLMGVLFTIISVTGIRSWILRNLPMGVAHGTGIGIGLFLLLIAANGVGLVVKNPLDGLPVALGAFTSFPVVMTLFGLAVIFGLEKLRVPGGILLVIIAISIIGLIFDPTVKYQGLFAMPSLAGPDGNSLIFSLDIMGALQPVVLPSVLALVMTAVFDATGTIRAVAGQANLLDKNGQIVNGGKALTSDSLSSIFSGLVGAAPAAVYIESAAGTAAGGKTGLTATVVGILFLLILFLSPLSYLVPVYATAPALMYVGLLMLSNVTKLDFNDFVDAMAGLLCAVFIVLTCNIVTGIMLGFSSLVIGRVFSGEWRKLNIGTVLIAAALVTFYAGGWAI, encoded by the coding sequence ATGTCGAAATCTCAAGCGGATAATGCCTTCACACCAAAGGGCGGGCTTGATGGGTATTTTCAACTTTCAGCACGGGGTACTAATGTGCGTCAGGAAGTGGTTGCAGGGTTAACTACCTTCCTGGCGATGGTCTATTCGGTGATCGTCGTCCCAAGCATGCTAGGCAAAGCCGGTTTTCCTCCAACCGCGGTGTTTGTTGCCACCTGCCTGGTTGCCGGTTTGGGATCGTTGCTGATGGGCTTGTGGGCCAACCTGCCAATGGCGATAGGTTGTGCTATTTCACTGACAGCGTTTACCGCCTTTAGCTTGGTACTGGGCCAGCAAATCAGTATTCCTGTGGCGCTGGGGGCAGTATTTTTGATGGGAGTGCTGTTCACCATTATTTCGGTGACTGGCATCCGCTCCTGGATCCTACGTAACCTGCCTATGGGGGTGGCGCACGGTACAGGTATTGGCATTGGCCTTTTCTTGTTACTGATTGCTGCAAACGGGGTTGGCTTGGTAGTGAAAAACCCGCTGGATGGCTTGCCGGTTGCGCTAGGAGCATTCACTTCATTCCCTGTCGTAATGACATTGTTTGGGCTAGCGGTAATCTTTGGCCTGGAAAAATTGCGCGTACCGGGCGGAATACTATTGGTGATTATCGCTATTTCCATCATTGGCCTTATTTTTGATCCAACGGTGAAATACCAAGGCCTATTTGCCATGCCGAGTTTGGCAGGACCAGACGGTAACTCATTAATATTCAGTCTGGATATTATGGGGGCCTTGCAGCCAGTGGTGCTGCCAAGCGTGTTAGCATTGGTGATGACAGCGGTGTTCGACGCCACGGGTACTATTCGTGCGGTGGCGGGGCAGGCAAATCTGCTGGATAAAAATGGCCAGATCGTCAACGGCGGTAAAGCGCTGACTTCAGACTCTTTGAGCAGCATCTTCTCTGGTTTGGTGGGAGCAGCACCAGCGGCGGTTTATATCGAATCTGCCGCAGGTACGGCGGCTGGTGGGAAAACAGGTCTGACTGCCACGGTGGTGGGGATTTTGTTCCTGCTGATCCTGTTCTTGTCACCACTTTCCTATTTGGTACCGGTGTACGCGACGGCGCCTGCCTTAATGTACGTTGGCTTGTTGATGTTAAGCAACGTGACTAAATTGGACTTCAACGACTTCGTTGATGCCATGGCCGGGTTACTATGCGCTGTGTTTATCGTTCTGACATGCAACATCGTTACCGGGATTATGTTGGGTTTCAGCTCTCTGGTGATTGGCCGCGTATTCTCTGGTGAATGGCGTAAGCTGAACATTGGTACGGTGTTGATTGCTGCTGCGCTGGTTACGTTCTATGCTGGTGGCTGGGCGATCTAA
- a CDS encoding glutathione S-transferase, protein MITLHHLNNSRSQRILWFLEELGVPYQIQRYQRDSLTMLAPVELQKIHPLGKSPVLVDGDLTLAESGAIIEYLQEVYDEQEVFKPTDLRARQEYRYWLHYAEGSLMPLLVMKLVLNRLGLPPVPWVIRPLAGAIGKGVQKGYLDKQIATHRNYLEQHLNKSAWFVGNAFSAADIQMSFPLEAMAGRGGLDECPQLQNFLQRVHARPAYQRALEQGGPFIMPE, encoded by the coding sequence ATGATTACCCTTCATCATCTCAATAATTCCCGTTCACAACGCATCCTATGGTTCTTGGAAGAATTGGGTGTTCCGTATCAAATCCAGCGTTACCAGCGCGACAGCCTTACGATGCTTGCACCAGTGGAATTGCAAAAAATCCATCCTTTAGGAAAGTCTCCCGTGCTCGTTGATGGGGATCTTACACTCGCGGAATCGGGGGCCATTATTGAGTATTTGCAGGAAGTTTATGATGAACAGGAGGTATTCAAACCGACCGATCTCCGTGCTCGTCAGGAGTATCGTTATTGGCTGCATTATGCTGAAGGTTCGTTAATGCCTCTGTTGGTAATGAAACTGGTGCTCAACCGGTTAGGACTCCCACCCGTCCCATGGGTGATCCGTCCGCTTGCAGGTGCTATTGGCAAAGGCGTACAAAAGGGGTATTTGGATAAACAGATTGCTACCCATCGCAACTATCTTGAGCAACACCTGAATAAAAGTGCCTGGTTTGTCGGCAATGCGTTTAGCGCAGCAGATATTCAAATGAGTTTTCCACTAGAGGCGATGGCTGGACGAGGTGGGTTGGATGAATGTCCGCAGTTACAAAATTTTCTGCAGCGTGTTCATGCTCGTCCCGCCTATCAGCGAGCGCTGGAACAGGGTGGGCCATTTATTATGCCGGAATAA
- the bhsA gene encoding multiple stress resistance protein BhsA, with amino-acid sequence MKNIKIFATAFILASASFASIAADQLSNQPAAGAHKIGVVSVSGANNLSALEAELASKAEAAGASSYRIIAAGGKNKMYGTAEIFN; translated from the coding sequence ATGAAAAACATCAAAATTTTTGCTACTGCTTTTATTCTAGCTTCTGCTTCTTTCGCTAGCATTGCCGCAGACCAATTAAGCAACCAGCCCGCTGCTGGCGCACATAAAATCGGTGTGGTATCTGTAAGTGGTGCGAACAACCTGAGTGCTCTGGAAGCCGAACTGGCAAGCAAAGCCGAGGCAGCGGGTGCCAGCTCCTACCGCATTATTGCTGCTGGTGGGAAAAACAAAATGTACGGCACCGCAGAAATCTTCAACTGA
- a CDS encoding single-stranded DNA-binding protein: MASRGVNKVILVGNLGQDPEVRYMPNGGAVANITLATSESWRDKVTGEQKEKTEWHRVVLFGKLAEVAGEYLRKGSQVYIEGALQTRKWTDQAGVEKYTTEVVVNVGGTMQMLGGRQGGGAPAGGGQPAGGQQGGWGQPQQPQSSSQFSGGGQQQARPAQNSAPAAGNEPPMDFDDDIPF, encoded by the coding sequence ATGGCCAGCAGAGGCGTAAACAAAGTAATCTTGGTCGGAAATCTGGGCCAAGACCCTGAAGTCCGCTACATGCCTAACGGTGGTGCTGTTGCCAACATTACCCTGGCGACCTCAGAGAGCTGGCGTGACAAAGTGACCGGCGAGCAGAAAGAAAAAACGGAATGGCACCGTGTTGTGTTGTTTGGCAAGCTGGCGGAAGTGGCGGGTGAATACTTGCGTAAAGGTTCTCAAGTTTATATTGAGGGTGCGTTGCAGACGCGTAAATGGACCGATCAGGCAGGTGTAGAAAAGTACACTACCGAAGTCGTAGTTAATGTGGGCGGTACCATGCAGATGTTGGGTGGCCGTCAGGGGGGGGGAGCCCCGGCAGGTGGTGGTCAGCCAGCAGGCGGCCAACAGGGGGGTTGGGGGCAGCCTCAGCAGCCGCAAAGTAGCAGCCAGTTCAGCGGTGGTGGCCAGCAGCAGGCCCGCCCAGCTCAAAACAGCGCGCCAGCGGCCGGTAATGAACCCCCAATGGACTTTGACGACGATATTCCGTTCTAA